A region of the Oncorhynchus masou masou isolate Uvic2021 unplaced genomic scaffold, UVic_Omas_1.1 unplaced_scaffold_1951, whole genome shotgun sequence genome:
tgtcatctctcctgttctattggacccaccaccatgtcatctctctcctgttctattggacccaccaccaTGTCATCTCtgttctcctgttctattggacccaccactatgtcatctctctcctgttctattggacccaccaccatttcatctctctcctgttctattggacccaccaactatgacatctctctcctgttctattggagccaccactatgtcatctctctcctgttctattggacccaccaactatgacatctctctcctgttctattggagccaccactatgtcatctctctcctgttctattggacccaccacctatgtcatctctctcctgttctattggacccaccactatgtcatctctctcctgttctattggacccaccactatgtcatctctctcctgttctattggacccaccactatgtcatctctctcctgttctattggacccaccaccatttcatctctctcctgttctattggacccagcAACTAtgacatctctctcctgttctattggagcCACCACTGTCATTTCCCTACAGCCCTATTGGTTTTCATAACTTTTTtcgttgtccagaagccaaaaGCTACAATCCTAGTTGATTCATCCTGAGCACCgtgtgggggtggacagcctagCGGGTAATGCATCCTGAGCACCATGggtaacattttacattttaaaaagaTAACACGTTTGGCCAATGCAGATGATGGTATCACCAAGGCTGGTTGAACATTCTCTGCACTACACCAAACTGTACCTGTGCTGTAACAACGAGTAATGGATGCCAAACAGCTTTGATTAAATCACGTAGGTTAGGCAAAGGTATTGAAAGTTGTTCATGTTAAAAGCCTTAAGGACAGAAACACCTTTCCACGGGCTTCAGTTAAACAGGCTGTTTTGAAACCTTTTGAAACCACAAATTTCAAATGCAAGCTACATAAGTAACTTGTTAATTTCAAGCAATATTGACATAATCAAAATCCCAGTAACTAGCAAGCTCACTATTTAGTTTAAAGTTCAAACGTCCATAGCTTCATCAAAGCTACTGTACCTCAGGTCGTATGTTGTGGTTCGGGCTGTAGTTTTCAGATATCAGTTGGTCGAACAGCAGGTTGAGTTGTGTTTTCAGGCTGGCTGGATCTCCGGCTCGCAGTGAGCGGAGCTTGGATGCGTAGTGGGAGAACTGCCCCGCCACGGAACCCATCTCCTCCCGGTCCCCCGGAGCCAGCGGGCTGAACGGCACCGCATCTGGTGATAGCGTTACTGACACACCGTCGTTAATACCGGCTAGGCTGGAAGACATTGGAGGACTAGAGCCTGGTGACAACGTTGCTCTGGCAGccatctttcaggaaaaactctggTACATCCGGGGTTAGCAGGAGGTCAAAGAGTAGTTtcccttttcttcttcttcttcggaTTGGCGGATCGCATCCAATTTATAAAGTGCATACACCGAGACCTACTGTTTTGGAGTATGAGGCCAGTCACGGTCTACATTAAATTATCTTCATTAGTCCTACCTATTCCTCTAAGAAAGTGACATAAGAGTGGTGGTTTCCTGTTCTGTGCAGCTTCGAATCCCAGAGAAAATAAACCCAGAGGTGTTTTATATAGGCTATTTTAAATCCACCATATCTAATCTTGAACTGTTTTCACAAATGTATATCCAGTGAACAGGTTACTATTTAGATCTAATATAACATATTTGAAATGACTTTATTATAAACAAGAATCGGTCACTTTGAAAATGTGTCAGTTCCTGGTTGATTCCACTGCTTCAGGTGTCTTGAAGCAGCTCAAAAAGGCAGTCAGCAGCAGGAGCTTAAGAAACATcaatgagacagacagggagaaacaTCAAATAGGAGGCAGGCCCTAGCTACCCATTGATATTTCAGTTATGACATCCTGAGCACTCCTGTGATGTGGACCCTGGCACTAGGTGGATGTAATATCCCATGGTCATATCAAGACTCCACAGATGGTTTGTAATTCTTGATAGAGGCTTTTGGTGTATCCATAGGATGGCTCATGACCCCCAGGCACAAGCTTGGAGAAAGAGATGACCTGAATCTCTCCACAGACAATAGAAGGTGTTCTGTATCTTTGCCATGAATGATGAGAGATGACACACCCCAGTAAATCACTAGTCCATGTTCCTTTTAAATAGTGTTGAACAAATCTTTATGAACCAACAGTCAAAGCATTTTATACAgcagtgcaaaaaaaaaaatctctacTTTGTAGGCTTTCAGCAACTCTGTGAGTAGCATGTTTCTCATACTGCAAAATATACACATGTAGTCATcagttgtgtcccaaatgccccccccccccattccctatgggccctggtcaaaagtagtgcactacataaggaatagtgTATAGGGACAGGGTGTATCCCATCATGGCCCATGCAGCACCGCACAGACACAATGGAGAATCATCTAGAACTCTTCAATGTGTGTGTGGCCACAACCATCAATGTATCACAAGCCAGGGGAGGAGTAGCTGCCTGCCTCGGTCAgtggagacgggaggagagagcTGGAGGATGACCCAGGTAGACGTCAGGTGGTTAGGGAGTCGTGGTCAAGGTGTAGGGGTTCAACCAGACTTGAAGAGCAGGATGGCCACCTGGCCCAGGTAGAAGTAGATGAAGTGTTTGGTTTCATGCGTCACGTAGCTGCCAAAGTTTCTACCCACAATGCAATGCCACGTGGGGTTGTACTTCTTGTCAAACTCCTGGAACAAAACAGGGAACATTtagaaacgcacacacacacacacacggtaaggATGTCTGTCTGGTTAGCAACCTTCTTGATGTAAGCAGCGATGTCCTTCTCAATGTTGTATTTCTCCATGGCCTGAGTGGCACAGTCCACAGCATCCTGCTGCATGTCCTCTGACATGTCGGCATTCTTTATGACAGCCTTCCTGTCGGTCATGGTgactagagggggagggagaaggttaGTTAAAAGATACACTACAGAGAAATCACGTCGCCATTTCCTGGTTCCTAAAATTGTGAATAGTCAGGTCACACAAAAAGTAATATATTGCAGATTTAACCTGTAGATCCTAATTCATGGTATCGTAAGCAGTGGGActggagagagggtagaggagtctGCTGTTGAACAGGTATGTGAGACATACAGAGAAGCTTGGCGAACACCTCCTGCACT
Encoded here:
- the LOC135532629 gene encoding dynein light chain 2, cytoplasmic, which produces MTDRKAVIKNADMSEDMQQDAVDCATQAMEKYNIEKDIAAYIKKEFDKKYNPTWHCIVGRNFGSYVTHETKHFIYFYLGQVAILLFKSG